The genomic DNA TGTCGTCACGAGCGCACCCACGCGCCCGATGCCCCGCCTCCGTACCGGCCAGCAGTGGACGGGCACGAAGATAGCGGCAGAGTCCGCCGTTTCAAGCGCAAAGTCGGACTGAGGATCAACGACATCAGGAAGACGTTGATAAGGTGGCGAACCTATAGCAGCGCTGCGGCGGGCGATGGTTCGGCTGGTGAAGGCGCGGTGCATCTTCCAACGATGGCGCGCGCCGCGGTGAAGCTGGTGATGGGCTGGACGACGACGGTGCGCTGATCGGCCTACATCATCGACGGGCGCTGGTGGACGCGGTTGCGCTTCCACAGCATGACGGCGGTCGACAGGACAAGAACCAGCGCGACCTCGATGATCCACCTTATGGCGGCCTGGCCGGCGAGTTGCCATTCGCCGGCCACCAGGGCCATGCCGAACAGCGACAGCGTGGGGACGAGTGCCAAGGCGATCATCACGCCGCCCGTGAGCAACGCGCGGCCAGCCGCCACCAGCACCGCGCCCCCTACCGCGGCCACGACGCTGGAGGCGATGCTGGGGAAGGTGACGGTCGACCAGTAGGTGACCAGCGAGGCGGCGGGCAGGTAGGTGTCGCCGGTGAGCAGCGGTTGGCCGGCCAACCGCAGCACGGCGGCGGCGGCGATCGCCGAGAGCAGGAGCGTGGCGTAGGCGATCGCGGCGTCCTTCAACCCGCGCTGCCACGCGCGGCTCTGCGCGACGATGCCGAGGCCGATGCGCGTCAGCGGTTCGAAGCCCGGCGCGATCAGCATCGCGCCGACGACCACGTGCACCGCGCCTGTGGCGATGCCCATCACCGCCACCACGCCCGCCACCGCCATCACCGTGACGCCGTTGGCGGTCATGTTGCTCTCGCGCGCCATGGCCGATTCCATCTCTTCCCACGTGCACTCGGTGTCGTCGCGCGCCACGCGCTCGATAAGCTGTGGCGCGACGACGCTAACGGGCGAGTTGGTGACGATCGTGGTGCCCGCGTCGCGGCCGATGCCGGCGCTTTGCAGCAGGCGCACGAGGCCGTGCAGGCGCGTGTCGAGAATCTCCAGGCTGATTAGGTCGCCCGGTTCCTTCACCGACGCGCCGGGGAAGTGCCGCACGGCGATCACGCCGTCCATGTCCTTCACCTGCGCGATGAGCCCGGGTGCCCGCTCGGAAGGCACGCTAATATCTACGGTTCTAGGCATGCGTTCATTGCTCCTGCCGCGCTGCGGCGTTGTTGCCGAAACGCGCGAATTGCCGTGGCCGGCTTTCGTTTAGCCACAGCGCGGTGACCACGGCCGCGCCTAGAGCGTGTTCAGAGACTCGCTTGGGTGCCACGGTTTGGTACTCCAAGCCGTGCTGGCCCACGAGGAACACGGCTTGGAGTACCAAACCGTGGCACCCAGCGCCGTCAGGCCCACGTTGCCGACCCCGAAGGTGCATAACACGCCCTACATTCCCGCCACGGCCCACAACAGCGTCGTGGTGGCGACGATGCCGAGGGCCACCGCCCAGAAGCGGCTCTGCTGGTCGGGCGGGATCTCTTCCTTGATCACGTTGAAGATGACCACGCCCGCCAGCACGCCGAGCAACAAGTGGAACGCGAAGTCGGGCAGTTCGGTCGCGTAGCCGACAAGCGCGCCGGCGACGGTGGACGCAGCCAGGATCCAGCGGCCGCGCATCGCGTAGAGCGAGCGGTAGTCGCGCTCCAGCCCCACGGCGATGCCGCTGAAGTGCGTGGCCATCACGATGCCCAGCACGGCCACGGCCGTCACGGTCTGCTTGCCCTCGTCGAACAGCAGGTAACCGATGAGCGCGGTGTAGACGGCCATCACCCCCATGTGCAGCCAGAAGACCCAGTTGGCGGCGCGCTCCTCGGCGGCGCGGCCGCCGGCGCCGGGGCGCATCTGCCGGGTGCCCTTGGCGGCCCGTTCGATGCCGAACACGAGGGCCGCGCCAACGAGGGCGACGAGGAACAACAGGTGTTCCTCAAGCCACGTCGACAGGGTGTGGTGCTCGCGCACCTTCTGCTGCGCATGGGTGAGTTCCGGTAACAGCCGCAGGAAGACGTACCCGATCGCCATGCCGCCGGCGAACGACAACCACCTGCTGCGCGGCGTGCCGCGCAGCGCGTCGATGCCTGCCGCCACGATCAGCACGATCGCCAACACCGCCGTTGCGATGAAGGCCACGACCATGACCATGCGTAGCCACCTTTCACTGAACGAGAGGACACCAGCGCGAGCGGGCCGCATCTGGGCGACTGCGCTGCCCGGTGGGATGCCGTGGCACACAGCCTACTCTGGCGCGGCCGTCATCATCTGCGGAAAGAGCAGGTCGACGAAGCGCTCGGCGGTGGGCTGCGGTTCGTGGTTGGCCAGGCCGGGGCGCTCGTTGGCTTCGATGATGACGTAGTCGGGGCCGTCGACGGCGGGTACGAGGAAGTCCAAACCGGTGACGGGGATGTCGATCGCGCGGGCGGCGCGCTCGGCGGCGTCGGCGAGCACGGGGTGCAGCTGCGCGGTGACGTCGTGGATCGTGCCGCCGGTGTGCAGGTTGGCGGCCTTGCGCACGGGCAGGACGACGCCGTCGGGCAGGACGCTCGTCATCTCGTAGCCGCCGGCGCGGACGCAGCGGTCGGTCTCGGCGTCCATGGGCACGCGGCTCTCGCCGCCGGTGGCGGCCATGCGGCGTTTCGTGTGCTGCTCGATCAACTCTCGCACGGTGTGACGGCCATCCCCCACCACCTGCGCGGGCCTGCGAATGGCGGCGGCGACGACCTTGAAGCCGATCACGACGATGCGCAGGTCGACGCCCTCGCAGAACTGTTCGAGGACGACGTCCTGGCATTCCTGGCGGGCGAGCTCGATGGCGGCATCGAGGTCGGCCGGCGTGCGGAGGTCGACCGAGATGCCGCGCCCCTGCTCGCCTCGCGCGGGCTTGACGACGACGCGCTTGAAGCGGTCGAGGAACGCGTGGTTGTCGCTCGGCAGGCCGGCCATCTGCTGCACGGGCACGCGTAGGCCGGCCTTGTCCAGCAGGCGCAGCGTGCAGCGCTTGTCGTCGCAGCGGCTCATGGCGACGGCGCTGGTGAGCTCGGACAAACTCTCGCGGCAGACGATGCGCCGCCCGCCGCAGGTGAGCGCAAAGTAGTTGGCTTCCTCGTCGAGCACCTCCACGCCAATGCCGCGCCGGCGGGCCTCGTCGACGATGATGCGCGCGTAGGGGTTGAGCTTCGCCTCGGGCTGGGCGGGCACGAACAGCGATTCGTTGATCGCGTTCTTGCGCTTCAGGCAGAAGACGGGGACGCGCTCGAAGCCGACGCGCTCGTAGAGCCCGATGGCGCGCGTGTTGTCGTGCATCACCGACAGGTCGACGTACGCGCGGCCCGCGGCGGCGTAGCGGTCGACCATGTGCTGCACGAGCGCGCGGCCGATGCCCGGGCACGACGCCTGCGGGTCGACCGCGATCGACCAGAGGCTGGCGCCGTTTTCGGCATCGGCAAACGCGCGGCGGTGATCGACGCCGGCGGCGCTGCCGACGATCTCACCGGTGTGCGGGTCCTCGGCGACGATGAACTGCACGGCGCGGTCGGCGTGGCGGGCGGCGGCGATGTAGTCGGGGTCGACCTTCACCATGTGCCGCGTGCCGTAGATGCGGTTGATCTCGGCGGCGTCGCCGATCGACCGCGCCGGGCGGATGAGCAGCGACGAGGGCGACTCGGCCTGCCGTTGGTAGCGGTGCAGCCAGAGGCGGTACGTGTGCGAGGGGTCGAGGAACAGCTCGTGCGGGGCCATGGAGACCAGCACGTGCGGGTCGCGCACGTAGAACGCGACGTCGCGCTTCCCGACGCCCTCGGCCAGAATGGTCGAAAGCAGCGCGTCGTTATCGGCGAACGTGTGCGCGAAGATCAACCGGCCCCACCCCATGTCGACGACCACGTCCTGCTGCGCGCCGGCCGGCTCGGGCGGGCGCAGCCAGTTCAGGATCGACGGCCCCACCTGCGCCAGCGGGTCGACGGTGGCCGGATCGTTGATGTTGGAAGCGCCGTGTGACATGTCGGCCATCGCCATCGCTTACAACCCCTGCAATTGCAGCCACAGTTCCAGCGACGCCATCTGCCAGAGCTTCGAACCCCGCAACGGCGTGATGTGTCGCTCGGGCTCGCGCAGCAGCATTTGCACGTAGTCCGGCTTGAACAGTTGACGCTCGCGCGCCTGCTTCGATTCGAGCACGTCCCGCACCATCTCCAGGTACGGGCCCTTCAGGTATTTCAGGGCCGGCACGGGGAAGTAACCCTTAGGCCGATCGATGACGCCCGCGGGGATGACCTGCCGCGCGGCCTCCTTCAGCACGTACTTGCCCCCCTCCTTCACCTTGAACTCGGCCGGCACGCGGCCGGCCAGCTCGACCAACTCGTGATCGAGGAACGGCACGCGCGCCTCTAGGCCCCAGGCCATCGTCATGTTGTCGACGCGCTTCACCGGGTCGTCGACCAGCATGATCGACGTGTCGATGCGCAGCGCCTTGTTGATCGGACGATCGGCCCCGGGGCGGGCGAAGTGTTCGGCCAGAAAGGCCCGCGCGTGGTCCTTGGTGACGAAGCGGTCGTCGACGGCCTGGCCGTACTCGGCGAAGTCGCGATCGAAGAAGACGCGCGCGTAGTCGCTGGCGGCGTCGGTGCTGTTCATCAGCGGCGGGTACCAGTGATAGCCTGCGAAGACCTCGTCGGCCCCCTGCCCGCTCTGCACCACCTTCACGTGCCTGGCGACCTCCTGGCTGAGCAGGTAGAAGCCCATCGCGTCGTGGCTGACCATTGGCTCGCTCATCGCCGAGATGACCTCGCGAATCGCCGGCAGCGCGCGGCTGGAATCGATGAAGATCTTGTGGTGGTCGGTGGAGTAATGCTTGGCGATGATGTCGCTGTACTCGAACTCGTCCCCCTTCTCCTCGCCGACCGATTCGAAGCCGATCGAGAAGGTCTTCAGATCGCGCTGCCCCTGCTCGGCCAGCAGCCCGACCACAAGGCTGCTATCAAGCCCGCCCGACAGCAGCACGCCCACCGGCACGTCGGCGATCATGCGGCGCTTCACGGCGAGGCGCAGCGCGTCGAGCACGCTGTCGCGCCACTCGCCGAACGGGCGATCGTGCTCGTCGGGCCGCTGGTTGAAATTCGGTTCCCAATACGTGCGTTGGCGGCGCGAGCCGTCGGGCTCGATCGTCATCACCGTGGCGGGCGGCAGCTTGCGCACGCCCTTGAGGATGGTGAACGGCGCCGGCACGACGGCGTGGAACGTCATGTAACAGTGCAGGGCGACGGGGTCGATCGTGGTGTCGATCCCCCCCGCCGCCACCAGCGCGGGCAACGTGGAGGCGAAACGCAGCGCGCCATCGGGCAGCTCGCTGTAGTACAGCGGTTTAATGCCAAGGCGATCGCGCCCCATGATAGCGCGGCCAGTGTCGCGCTCCCAGATGCAGAACGCGAACATGCCGGCCAATCGGTCGACGAAGTTTTCGCCCCACGCGTGGTAGGCCTTCAGGATGACTTCCGTGTCGCCGGTGGAGAAGAAGCGATACCCCTTCTCCTGCAGTTCGCGGCGAAGCTCGGGGTAATTGTAAATCGCGCCATTGAAGACCAGTGCCAGTCCCAGTTCGGGGTCGACCATCGGCTGGGCGGCTTTGTCGGACAGATCGATGATCTTCAACCGGCGGTGACCGAACGCGACGTTCTTCTGCGCGTAAACGCCGGTGCCGTCGGGCCCGCGGCGGGTGAGGCGCTCGCTCATGCGCGTCACCGCGTCGGGCGTAGCCGAAGTCTCTCGTCGTAGTTCACCGCAGATTCCACACATGGGCTTGCCTTCGCCTTTCGGGCTCCGTTGGGTCGGTCGACTTGTGATCCGGATCGTTCGTACTACCAGAATGCTGGCGAGGGATGAACCCAAAAACAGGCCCGGCGGCGGCCTAATGTTTTGGGTGGCAGGCTCTAGGGAAATGCGAAACCGCACAACGTGCGGCCCCTGATGCTGCCGCTGTGCGCTCGTCGTCGCTGAATGCGACAGTATTATCGGTGGGAAACCACTAAACGTACCGCAGCAGGGCGCAGCGGGGTTCGCCGGCAGATGAGCCCGCCACTACCCTGAAGCCGATGCAAAAAAATTGTGAATAAGCGGCGACAGGTTCAGCCGGTGAGCGACGAATTCGATGCGCTATTGAGCGGTGACGGGCTGGGTGGTCGCGCCGGCGTTTCGCATTGTGTCGTGGGCGACCTGCTGCAGAAACGCCGCGTCGGCCGCTTCAACCTTCGCCGGCACGAACGTGTTGCCGACCGGGCTCTGGCCGAACAGGAACTCGTAGAACACGCACGCGCCCAGGTACGAGCCTTGCACGTTGGCGTGGAAGCCATCGAGCACGAAGCGATACGTGCCATCGAGCCTCTTGGCCCACCGCCAGCCGGCGTGCAGCGTGTGGACCTCGATCGGCACGAGCGGATAAGCGGGGTTGGCAAAGTTGAACGTCGAGTCCGGCTGGTACGTCCGGCTGGGATCGGTGACGGCGGTGTACATCGCATCGCCGACGGGCACGATGCGCAGGTCCAACCGATCGGCGAGGTTGTGATAGTTCCTGCGGATGGCCTCGTGCATCTTCTGCGGGTTCGACTTGCCATCCTTGAAGCGCGGGTGATCGAAGCGGTAGGCCCACGTCTGATGGATCAACACCTCAGCCTGGGGGGCGTGCTTCTTGATGTAGTCGTGCAGTTGGATCGCAAACGGGTAGTACGTTTCTTCGTTATCGCTGAGCGGGCTGGCCTGTTGGATGGTGACGTAGTCCCACTTGTCGCGTTCGAGCATCTGCCGAAGCGACGACTTGGGCTTGTTCGGACCGTTCGTGTAGAGCAGCCCGTTGGGGTCGGTCGGGTCGGCCTCGAACGCCTCTGCGTACTGCCAGTGCTTCTCGAGCGACGCGCCATTGGAATTGGCCCAACCGAGGATGACGGTGTTGCCATTGGCCTTGGCCAGATCGCGCAGGTATCGCGTCGAGTTGTACGCGAAGCTATTGCCCACGGTCAGCAGCCGGATCGTCCGCCCTTCGGTCGCGGCGGGCTGGGTGGCGGGCTCAGTGGTGGCCGGTTGCTGGGCGAATGCCGGCCCGCCGATCAGCAGGACGGCGAACAACGTGACGATGATGTTTTGAGCGCAACGCATCATGGTGCTGCGGTTCCTGAATGTGCGGCAGCCGATCGAAACTCAGATCGGTAGCCTGATCTACTCGATAGCCGACTTGATCAACGGCACAACGGCGTCGGCCCACTTCTGGTAGGCGGGGGTGGCCAGGTGCAGGTAGTCGGGCATCGTCTCCTTGCTGATCGTACCGTCGGGCTCCAGCAGTTGCTGGGTAATGTCAACGTAATGGATCGCCTTGCCGTCGGCCAGCTTGGCGATCCACTCGTTGGCGAGCGTTACCTTGCCGCGCACGGCATCGGTGGGCTTGGCGCTGCGCGGAAAGATGCCGGTGAGGATGATCTGCGCATCGGGCAGCTTCTCGCGCAGACGCTTCACGACCGCCTCGACGCCGTGCGCCACCTCCAGCGCGGCGTAACGGCCAGTGTTGTTCGTGCCGATCAGCAGGACGACGGCCTTGGGGTTCAGGCCATCCAGCGCGCCGTTGTCGATGCGCCACAGCACGTGTTGCGTCTGGTCGCCGCCGATGCCCAGGTTCAGCGGCCTCAGGGGCTTCAGCGTGTTTTCCCACACCGTCTTGCCCGCACTGCCCCAGGCGGCGGTGATGGAATCACCGAGGAATACGACCTGCGCGTCGGCCGTGTTCTTGGCGCGATCCAGCAGGTCCTGGTGCGACTTCATCCACTTCGGGTCGACCTCGCCACGCTTATCGGTGCGCGGCGACGCGACACCGGGATCTTCGGGCACGATCGACAGCGCCGAAGGCGTTTCGCCCGGTTGTTCACCCACCGGCAGGACGGCGATGCGGAAGTCGTAGCTGTAGCCGTCGGTGAGGTCGTGGCCATCGGGCCCGACGGCCACGTAAATCGTCTCGCCGCCGGTCACGTTGCCAAGGTTCACCGAGAACGTGCTCGGCTGTTCGGTCGACTTGAACGTGTCCTGTTGCTTCAGCTGATCGTTGAGGTAGATGCGAAGTTGCACCGTCTCGGCCGTCGTCGACGTTTCGGACGTCTTGCGGGCGTCGCGCAGGAGTTGGCCGTCGGTTACCCAGGCGACGCCGGTCTTACCGGCCGGAATGGTGTAGGCGGCGATCGCGTAGCGGTCGACCTTGTTCGGCGTCTGCGTCGCGCCGCGACCGGGGTGCCCGCCCCACTGGCGCATCGCCAGGTAAGCTGCCGGCGCTGGGGCGGGCAGCTTCTCGTCCGTGGGGGCGTAGGTCTTCTGATCTTCTGTCCACTTCAACGGTTCGTAGCTCTTCGCCGAGCCGATCTCGCCCTTGGCGTTCCACAGATAGGCCCAGCCAGCGGCAGGCTGCTTGGGTTCGAAGTCGCCACGGTAGCGGGCCAGCACCTCCGCTTCGGCCGCACTTGCGGTGGCAAGAGAAAGAGCGAACGCACAGGACGACACGATCAGACGAGCCTTCAACGACATACGCAACCTCCACAGACATGTTAACAAAGTTCTGCTGTACCACGGGCGGCTCGCCCGTGTCTTTCTTGTCGGAACAAAGACATGGGCAAGACGCCCATGGCACGGCCGGTCTGAAACGCCTCTTTCACTTTACCAGCCGAACTACTCCGCACTGGCCGGCGCGGCGCCCTTCAGGGTGAAACCGCTCTCGACGCCGCTCAGACCATTGGCATCGCGGCCGGTCGCCAGCGCCTTGGTGGCGGTGCCACCGTCGAGGTCGATCGTGTTGTTCTCGAACGTCGCGCCCTCCACCGCCGCTACGAAGACTGCCGCTGCCGGGTCGACACCGAAGCGCTTGCCCGACACGGTCGGCCCCATGCTCCACGGCGCGACGATCGTGTTGTCCTTCACCACCAGGTTCGTGGCGGACGACAGGAACATCGCCAGGCCAGCGGGGTTCTCGATGCGGTTGTTCTCGATCACGATATTGGCGTTCTCGGCCGCCGATAGCTCGCGGTCGAGCGTGAGCGAGCGCACGACGATCGCCGCGATGTCGGCGAAGTTGGCGTTGCGGCGCCCCTCGCCGCCACGGCCCGTGCCGCGGATCGTGTTGTTGCGCACGACGACGTTCTTGACGTAATCGCTGCCCAGCCAGACCGACAACTCGGGCCCGAGCGTGATGCCGGCGAAGTTGATGTCCTCGACGGTGTTGTTCTCGATCACGCCGTCGCCCGCCTTAATCTGAATGCCGCGGGCACGGTGAAACCGGCAGGTGTTGTTGCGGATGACGTACCCATTGCCGATGCGCTGCGGTGAGGTGATCAGATCGCCCACCTCGATCGCCGTCGGCCGATCGATGCTAACGGTGTAGAACTTGCGCCCCTTCTGGTCAACGCGGTACGTCTCCCAGAGCTTGTCGACCGCTTCCGACTCGCTCGCGGCCGCGGGCTCGGTCTTGGTCACCTTCGCGGTGGCCTTCACCTTGTAGGTCTTGCCGTCGACGATCGTCAGGTCATCGCCCACCTCGAAGGGCAGCTCGAACTTGGGCGACAGCGTGATCTGCTCACCGCCCGAGGCCGCGGTGGCCAGGGCGTAGGTGCCGTGGATGGCGATCGAGTCGTCGCCCATCCATTCGAACAGGCTGTCTTCAACGATCGGCCCTTTGGTCACGGCCGACGAGTGGAAGCCGTCGGCGTTCAGGCTGTGCAGACGCGGCGCGGTAGCGCCGGTGGGCGCGGGGCCGCGCGTCACCGTGAGCTTGAAGCGGTTACCCCCCCTTGCCGCTGGCCTCGTGCATGCCGATGCCACCGGCGGCATAGATGGTGATGCCGTCGACGTTCGTGTTCTCGCAGTAGTTCAACCGCACCGCCGACGATGTCCGCCGGCTGATGACGATGCGATCGCCCGCGACGCCGTTGTTACGCTTGAAGCTCTCGGGCGTGGCAAAGGTGAGGCGCACCGTGAGCGGCTCGACGATCTCGAACTTGCTCGGGTACATGTCGAACGCGTCGGTCTTCCACTTGCCCGATTCCCCGTCAAACAAGTACGCCGCCATGCGGCCACCGACGAACGTGTTGTCCGACCCGGCGAAGAACGTCGGGTCGGGCAGGTAGCCGTCGTCGATCTTGATCAGGTACGCGTTCCTGTCCGGCTCGGCGGCCACGATCGTGCCCTGCGTGAAGGGCAGCGGTTCGTAGTCGATCTTGAAGCCGCGCAGCGTCAGGCCGTTGCAGCGGTTGAAGTAGATGCCGTTCTTCTCGGGGTCGGTGAAGATCAGCGTGGCGCCCTCGCCGGCAATCTCGAGGTTCTGGGCCCCTTCGAAGACCAGATGGGCGGGCGCTTTCGGGTCGAGCGGCTGTATGCGGTGTTCGCCGGCGGGAATGACGACCTTCGCATGCTTGGCGGCAATGGCATCGTTGATGAGCTTGCGCACGTCCAGCTCCGCTGCGCTCGCGGCGACGGCTTGGCTGAGGCTGATGAGGGCGGTGAGGCCGATCGACAGAAGGTTCAATCGCATGATGGATTCCCTGTAGCGTGATTATACGTCAGGTGAGCGGCGCAGGGGGCCGCACGGCGGGGGCTCCCGGGGGGGGGGAAAAGAGCACACCCGCGCGTGCGGCTTGTCTGCGACCAGACGAACTTGCCTACCGATAGCCCGGCAGGAACTCCTTCTCGGCCTCGAACATCTCCAGCGCCATATCGCGAATCTGCTGCGGCGTGCAAACCGCCTGCGTAAGTGGGTCCAGCATGAGCGCGTGCACCGCCGCTTCCACGCCGCGCTCGATGCAGGCCGTGGCGGCCAGGTCGAACATGCGCATGTTGCTGTCGCACACTGCCGCCATCTGGGCCGGCAGCGCGCCGTAGCGGGTCGGGTGGATGCCGTTGCGATCGACCAGGCAGGCGACCTCAACGCAACCGTCGGCCGGCAGGTTGGTGATGAGCTGCCCACGGCCGGTGCCGTCGTTGTTCATCACGTTGCCGTGGATGCGCACTGGGGCGTCCTTTTCCCGACCCTCAATGATCCAGCTGGCATATTCCCAGCTACGCGGCCAACCGACCGGCGACTCGCCACGCACCATTTTCATGCGGCCCTCGTCGGCAGTGGTGCGCCACGTTGGCCAGCCACTGGCGTAGAACCGACTGCCGCCGCAATAGCCGGGGCCGGCGTACTTCTTCAGCGCGTCGGCGTTCTTGCGGTAGTACGGCAGGTACTCGGATAGGTGGCCGCTGCTCTCGGTGATGAAGGCGCCGAACTGCAGCATCATGTCCTTGCGGATCCAGTCGGGCCGGTCCTTCTCATGCTCGGCGACGACGCCGCTGGCCATTTCCTGCCTCGCCATCTCCATCAGGCGCGGGTAGAGGTTCTGACCGTCGTGCTCCAGCGTCGTGTACCACGCCAGGTGGTTGATGCCGGCGCACTCCCAGGTCATCTCGTCGTACGCGATGCCGGCGCGCTTGGCCAGCACGTGCCCGGTGTGCTGCACGCTGTGGCACAGCCCCACCACGTCCACCTTCGGCACCGCCCGCCCGGCGGCCAGGCAGAGGATGTTCATGGGGTTCGTG from Tepidisphaeraceae bacterium includes the following:
- a CDS encoding DUF389 domain-containing protein translates to MPRTVDISVPSERAPGLIAQVKDMDGVIAVRHFPGASVKEPGDLISLEILDTRLHGLVRLLQSAGIGRDAGTTIVTNSPVSVVAPQLIERVARDDTECTWEEMESAMARESNMTANGVTVMAVAGVVAVMGIATGAVHVVVGAMLIAPGFEPLTRIGLGIVAQSRAWQRGLKDAAIAYATLLLSAIAAAAVLRLAGQPLLTGDTYLPAASLVTYWSTVTFPSIASSVVAAVGGAVLVAAGRALLTGGVMIALALVPTLSLFGMALVAGEWQLAGQAAIRWIIEVALVLVLSTAVMLWKRNRVHQRPSMM
- the ngg gene encoding N-acetylglutaminylglutamine synthetase, which translates into the protein MADMSHGASNINDPATVDPLAQVGPSILNWLRPPEPAGAQQDVVVDMGWGRLIFAHTFADNDALLSTILAEGVGKRDVAFYVRDPHVLVSMAPHELFLDPSHTYRLWLHRYQRQAESPSSLLIRPARSIGDAAEINRIYGTRHMVKVDPDYIAAARHADRAVQFIVAEDPHTGEIVGSAAGVDHRRAFADAENGASLWSIAVDPQASCPGIGRALVQHMVDRYAAAGRAYVDLSVMHDNTRAIGLYERVGFERVPVFCLKRKNAINESLFVPAQPEAKLNPYARIIVDEARRRGIGVEVLDEEANYFALTCGGRRIVCRESLSELTSAVAMSRCDDKRCTLRLLDKAGLRVPVQQMAGLPSDNHAFLDRFKRVVVKPARGEQGRGISVDLRTPADLDAAIELARQECQDVVLEQFCEGVDLRIVVIGFKVVAAAIRRPAQVVGDGRHTVRELIEQHTKRRMAATGGESRVPMDAETDRCVRAGGYEMTSVLPDGVVLPVRKAANLHTGGTIHDVTAQLHPVLADAAERAARAIDIPVTGLDFLVPAVDGPDYVIIEANERPGLANHEPQPTAERFVDLLFPQMMTAAPE
- a CDS encoding N-acetylglutaminylglutamine amidotransferase; translation: MCGICGELRRETSATPDAVTRMSERLTRRGPDGTGVYAQKNVAFGHRRLKIIDLSDKAAQPMVDPELGLALVFNGAIYNYPELRRELQEKGYRFFSTGDTEVILKAYHAWGENFVDRLAGMFAFCIWERDTGRAIMGRDRLGIKPLYYSELPDGALRFASTLPALVAAGGIDTTIDPVALHCYMTFHAVVPAPFTILKGVRKLPPATVMTIEPDGSRRQRTYWEPNFNQRPDEHDRPFGEWRDSVLDALRLAVKRRMIADVPVGVLLSGGLDSSLVVGLLAEQGQRDLKTFSIGFESVGEEKGDEFEYSDIIAKHYSTDHHKIFIDSSRALPAIREVISAMSEPMVSHDAMGFYLLSQEVARHVKVVQSGQGADEVFAGYHWYPPLMNSTDAASDYARVFFDRDFAEYGQAVDDRFVTKDHARAFLAEHFARPGADRPINKALRIDTSIMLVDDPVKRVDNMTMAWGLEARVPFLDHELVELAGRVPAEFKVKEGGKYVLKEAARQVIPAGVIDRPKGYFPVPALKYLKGPYLEMVRDVLESKQARERQLFKPDYVQMLLREPERHITPLRGSKLWQMASLELWLQLQGL
- a CDS encoding DUF4886 domain-containing protein, translated to MMRCAQNIIVTLFAVLLIGGPAFAQQPATTEPATQPAATEGRTIRLLTVGNSFAYNSTRYLRDLAKANGNTVILGWANSNGASLEKHWQYAEAFEADPTDPNGLLYTNGPNKPKSSLRQMLERDKWDYVTIQQASPLSDNEETYYPFAIQLHDYIKKHAPQAEVLIHQTWAYRFDHPRFKDGKSNPQKMHEAIRRNYHNLADRLDLRIVPVGDAMYTAVTDPSRTYQPDSTFNFANPAYPLVPIEVHTLHAGWRWAKRLDGTYRFVLDGFHANVQGSYLGACVFYEFLFGQSPVGNTFVPAKVEAADAAFLQQVAHDTMRNAGATTQPVTAQ
- a CDS encoding GDSL-type esterase/lipase family protein — protein: MSLKARLIVSSCAFALSLATASAAEAEVLARYRGDFEPKQPAAGWAYLWNAKGEIGSAKSYEPLKWTEDQKTYAPTDEKLPAPAPAAYLAMRQWGGHPGRGATQTPNKVDRYAIAAYTIPAGKTGVAWVTDGQLLRDARKTSETSTTAETVQLRIYLNDQLKQQDTFKSTEQPSTFSVNLGNVTGGETIYVAVGPDGHDLTDGYSYDFRIAVLPVGEQPGETPSALSIVPEDPGVASPRTDKRGEVDPKWMKSHQDLLDRAKNTADAQVVFLGDSITAAWGSAGKTVWENTLKPLRPLNLGIGGDQTQHVLWRIDNGALDGLNPKAVVLLIGTNNTGRYAALEVAHGVEAVVKRLREKLPDAQIILTGIFPRSAKPTDAVRGKVTLANEWIAKLADGKAIHYVDITQQLLEPDGTISKETMPDYLHLATPAYQKWADAVVPLIKSAIE
- a CDS encoding right-handed parallel beta-helix repeat-containing protein — its product is MTRGPAPTGATAPRLHSLNADGFHSSAVTKGPIVEDSLFEWMGDDSIAIHGTYALATAASGGEQITLSPKFELPFEVGDDLTIVDGKTYKVKATAKVTKTEPAAASESEAVDKLWETYRVDQKGRKFYTVSIDRPTAIEVGDLITSPQRIGNGYVIRNNTCRFHRARGIQIKAGDGVIENNTVEDINFAGITLGPELSVWLGSDYVKNVVVRNNTIRGTGRGGEGRRNANFADIAAIVVRSLTLDRELSAAENANIVIENNRIENPAGLAMFLSSATNLVVKDNTIVAPWSMGPTVSGKRFGVDPAAAVFVAAVEGATFENNTIDLDGGTATKALATGRDANGLSGVESGFTLKGAAPASAE
- a CDS encoding alpha-glucosidase/alpha-galactosidase — protein: MSAISVEEERRLAPVKDKANANGHAAHTQAAEQTQGLPGKFNRAIKVTMLGAGSGFTPRLVSDLLHMPGAERGHVVLVDIDRDRLSTMHQVLERLIRQEEKTGWTISSTVDRTEALPGSHYIVNCIEVSGVDCVKWDNDIPLKYGIDQCIGDTIGPGGLFKALRTVPVFLDICRDVERLCPGAIILNYTNPMNILCLAAGRAVPKVDVVGLCHSVQHTGHVLAKRAGIAYDEMTWECAGINHLAWYTTLEHDGQNLYPRLMEMARQEMASGVVAEHEKDRPDWIRKDMMLQFGAFITESSGHLSEYLPYYRKNADALKKYAGPGYCGGSRFYASGWPTWRTTADEGRMKMVRGESPVGWPRSWEYASWIIEGREKDAPVRIHGNVMNNDGTGRGQLITNLPADGCVEVACLVDRNGIHPTRYGALPAQMAAVCDSNMRMFDLAATACIERGVEAAVHALMLDPLTQAVCTPQQIRDMALEMFEAEKEFLPGYR